A genome region from Leifsonia sp. Root112D2 includes the following:
- a CDS encoding single-stranded DNA-binding protein gives MAGETVITVVGNLTADPELRYTQSGLAVANFTIASTPRSFDRAANEWKDGEALFLRASVWREFAEHVAGSLTKGSRVIVTGRLKQRSYETKEGEKRTSIELEVDEIGPSLRYATAAVTRAQSSSAPRGSSSGSGDEPWAASAPASNSSSPAGGDVWNAPGSFNDETPF, from the coding sequence ATGGCCGGCGAAACCGTAATCACCGTGGTGGGCAACCTCACCGCAGATCCCGAACTGCGTTACACGCAGAGCGGGCTGGCGGTTGCCAACTTCACCATCGCATCCACGCCGCGCAGTTTCGATCGTGCGGCGAACGAGTGGAAAGACGGCGAAGCGCTCTTCCTTCGGGCGAGTGTCTGGCGTGAGTTTGCGGAGCACGTGGCTGGTTCGCTGACGAAGGGCTCCCGCGTCATCGTGACCGGGCGCCTTAAGCAGCGCAGCTACGAGACGAAGGAGGGCGAGAAGCGCACCTCCATCGAGCTCGAGGTCGACGAGATCGGCCCCTCGCTTCGCTACGCCACCGCGGCGGTCACGAGGGCGCAGTCGTCCTCGGCACCGCGTGGCTCCTCCTCCGGCTCGGGCGATGAGCCCTGGGCTGCCAGCGCGCCGGCATCCAACTCCTCCTCCCCCGCGGGTGGAGACGTCTGGAATGCGCCCGGCAGCTTCAACGACGAGACGCCCTTCTAA
- the purB gene encoding adenylosuccinate lyase: MTTLPPQPLSPLDGRYRAAVTELGDHLSEAGLNRARVHVEVEWLIYLTGHRMFGAEPLSDAKIASLRGLVTDFGQPEIDELATLEATTRHDVKAVEYLVRSRLHALGLDAIAELTHFAATSEDINNLSYALTVKAAVTAVWLPKLDAVLAVLREMAEKHRADAMLARTHGQPATPTTMGKELAVFVYRLQRIRSQIEGTEYLGKFSGATGTFAAHLAADPSADWPAISREFVESLGLDWNPLTTQIESHDWQAELYARVSHANRVLHNLATDVWTYISLGYFRQIPQAGATGSSTMPHKINPIRFENAEANLELSSAVLDSLAATLVTSRLQRDLTDSTTQRNIGVGLGHSLLALDNLQRGLGEIDLDAGLLASDLDANWEILGEAIQTVIRAEVTAGRSSIEDPYAMLKELTRGKRIGAGDLARFVEALDIGEDARARLLALTPAGYAGLADALVNYLD; this comes from the coding sequence ATGACCACCCTGCCCCCGCAACCCCTCAGCCCGCTCGACGGCCGCTACCGTGCCGCCGTCACCGAGCTCGGCGACCACCTCTCCGAGGCCGGGCTCAACCGTGCCCGCGTGCACGTCGAGGTCGAGTGGCTCATCTACCTCACCGGGCACCGCATGTTCGGCGCCGAGCCACTCAGCGATGCCAAGATCGCCTCGCTGCGTGGCCTGGTTACCGACTTCGGGCAGCCCGAGATCGACGAACTCGCCACGCTCGAGGCCACAACGCGCCACGACGTGAAGGCCGTCGAGTATCTGGTGCGCTCACGCCTGCACGCGCTGGGTCTCGATGCCATCGCCGAGCTCACCCACTTTGCCGCAACCAGCGAAGACATCAACAACCTTTCCTATGCGCTCACGGTCAAGGCGGCCGTCACCGCCGTGTGGCTGCCCAAGCTCGACGCCGTTCTCGCCGTGCTGCGCGAGATGGCGGAGAAGCACCGGGCGGATGCCATGCTCGCCCGCACCCACGGCCAGCCGGCAACCCCCACCACAATGGGCAAGGAACTTGCCGTGTTCGTGTACCGGCTGCAGCGCATCCGCTCGCAGATCGAGGGCACCGAATACCTGGGCAAGTTCAGCGGCGCCACGGGCACCTTTGCGGCGCATCTGGCCGCGGATCCCTCGGCAGACTGGCCGGCCATCTCTCGCGAGTTCGTCGAGTCGCTCGGCCTCGACTGGAACCCGCTGACCACCCAGATCGAGTCGCACGACTGGCAGGCCGAGTTGTACGCCCGCGTTTCGCACGCCAACCGTGTGCTGCACAATCTGGCGACGGATGTCTGGACCTACATTTCGCTCGGCTACTTCAGGCAGATTCCGCAGGCAGGCGCGACCGGCTCCTCCACGATGCCGCACAAGATCAACCCGATCCGCTTCGAGAACGCCGAGGCGAACCTCGAGCTGAGCTCTGCCGTGCTCGATTCGCTCGCCGCGACCCTCGTGACCAGCCGCCTGCAGCGCGACCTCACCGACTCCACCACGCAACGCAACATCGGCGTCGGCCTCGGTCACTCGCTGCTCGCGCTCGATAACCTGCAGCGCGGGCTGGGCGAGATCGACCTGGATGCCGGCCTGCTCGCATCCGATCTCGACGCGAACTGGGAGATTCTGGGCGAGGCGATTCAGACCGTGATTCGCGCGGAGGTCACCGCCGGCCGCTCCTCGATCGAGGACCCGTACGCGATGCTCAAGGAGCTCACCCGCGGCAAGCGCATCGGGGCCGGCGATCTGGCCCGCTTCGTTGAAGCGCTCGACATCGGCGAGGATGCGCGTGCGCGCCTGCTCGCGCTCACCCCCGCCGGCTACGCGGGCCTCGCCGACGCCCTCGTCAATTACCTCGACTGA
- a CDS encoding alpha/beta fold hydrolase: MDIVLVPGFWLDASSWSQVTPPLVAAGHRVHPLTLPGLQSPDAPRDGIGLRDHIEAVAAAIDAIDGPVVLVGHSGGGAIIHGAVDARPLRVARAVYVDSGPLGEGGVINDELPAEGEDVPLPPWEFFDEPDLVDLTEELRTAFRARAVAEPRRVTSDQQHLSDDRRYEVPATVIACEFPSAQLAEWLAAGHPYVAELGRIRDVEFVDLPTGHWPQFTRPVDLGGVILAAVDRTS, encoded by the coding sequence ATGGATATCGTTCTGGTTCCCGGGTTCTGGCTGGATGCATCGTCGTGGTCGCAGGTGACCCCACCCCTCGTCGCTGCGGGGCACCGGGTTCACCCGCTCACGCTGCCCGGGCTTCAGTCACCGGATGCGCCACGCGATGGCATCGGTCTGCGTGACCACATCGAGGCGGTCGCCGCCGCGATCGACGCCATCGACGGGCCTGTCGTGCTCGTCGGCCACTCCGGCGGCGGCGCCATCATTCATGGTGCCGTTGATGCGCGACCGTTGCGTGTCGCGCGCGCCGTGTATGTCGACAGCGGCCCACTCGGCGAGGGCGGCGTCATCAACGACGAACTACCGGCCGAGGGTGAGGATGTGCCGCTTCCGCCGTGGGAGTTCTTCGACGAGCCCGATCTCGTCGACCTCACCGAAGAGCTGCGCACCGCTTTCAGGGCGCGCGCCGTCGCCGAACCGCGCCGCGTCACATCCGACCAGCAACACCTCAGCGACGACCGCCGCTACGAGGTGCCGGCAACCGTCATCGCCTGCGAGTTCCCCTCAGCGCAGCTCGCGGAGTGGCTCGCCGCCGGTCATCCCTATGTGGCTGAGCTCGGACGCATCCGTGACGTCGAATTCGTGGATCTGCCCACCGGTCACTGGCCGCAGTTCACGCGGCCAGTCGACCTTGGCGGGGTCATTCTTGCGGCGGTCGACCGCACCTCGTGA
- a CDS encoding DUF1648 domain-containing protein — translation MLWQNVPARIPTHWGVSGSADSFSDSITAWLVCLAFAVGALVAAGTRHEVRSTAARMTPPRSTGRVNCGQ, via the coding sequence ATGCTGTGGCAGAACGTGCCGGCGCGCATCCCTACCCATTGGGGTGTATCGGGCTCGGCGGATTCGTTCAGCGATTCGATTACCGCGTGGCTCGTGTGCCTGGCATTTGCCGTCGGCGCTCTCGTCGCCGCGGGCACGCGTCACGAGGTGCGGTCGACCGCCGCAAGAATGACCCCGCCAAGGTCGACTGGCCGCGTGAACTGCGGCCAGTGA
- a CDS encoding CCA tRNA nucleotidyltransferase: protein MQSVADSLARLGDLAASATVSRLAAAFADAGYELALVGGPVRDALLGRGVHDLDFTTNARPDDILRVVKPLADAHWDIGRAFGTIGARVNGETVEITTYRADSYDGETRRPDVVFGDSLEADLMRRDFAVNALALRLPAVTLVDPSGGVEDLLAGVLRTPSSPEISFGDDPLRMMRAARFTAQLGFTVDEATRFAMAEMAERIEIVSAERVRDELVKLLVSDDPRAGIELLVDSGLAARVLPELPALHLEVDEHHHHKDVYQHSLTVLTQAIGYERERHPGEAPDVVLRLAALLHDIGKPATRKLEAGGVVSFYHHDVVGSKLARKRLRALRFDNATVDAVSRLVELHLRFFGYSEAAWTDSAVRRYVRDAGDELERLHMLTRADVTTRNQRKADRLAFAYDDLEQRIAALAEQEDLDSKRPDLDGEQIMAILSLKPGPDVGTAYRFLLELRLDEGPLGEEEATRRLREWWAEQAGQLRPE, encoded by the coding sequence ATGCAGAGCGTTGCCGATTCCCTCGCGCGGCTGGGTGATCTCGCGGCCTCCGCGACCGTCTCCCGGCTGGCTGCCGCGTTCGCCGACGCCGGTTACGAACTCGCGCTCGTCGGCGGGCCTGTGCGGGATGCGTTGCTCGGCCGCGGTGTGCACGACCTGGACTTCACCACGAATGCCAGGCCCGACGATATTCTGCGGGTCGTCAAGCCCCTCGCCGATGCGCACTGGGACATCGGTCGCGCCTTCGGCACCATCGGCGCACGCGTGAACGGTGAGACGGTGGAGATCACCACCTACCGCGCCGACAGCTACGACGGCGAGACCCGCAGGCCCGATGTGGTCTTCGGCGACAGCCTGGAGGCAGACCTGATGCGGCGAGACTTCGCCGTGAACGCGCTCGCGCTGCGGCTTCCCGCGGTCACGCTCGTCGATCCGTCCGGCGGCGTCGAAGACCTGCTGGCCGGGGTGCTGCGCACTCCCAGCAGCCCGGAGATCTCCTTCGGCGACGACCCGCTGCGCATGATGCGTGCCGCACGGTTCACCGCCCAGCTGGGTTTCACCGTCGACGAGGCGACCCGGTTCGCCATGGCAGAGATGGCCGAGCGCATTGAGATCGTGAGTGCCGAGCGGGTGCGCGACGAACTCGTGAAACTGCTGGTCAGCGACGACCCGCGTGCGGGCATCGAGCTGCTCGTCGACAGCGGCCTGGCGGCGAGGGTGCTGCCTGAGTTGCCCGCGCTGCATCTCGAGGTCGATGAGCACCACCATCACAAGGACGTGTACCAGCACAGTCTCACCGTGCTGACGCAGGCCATCGGGTACGAGCGGGAGCGGCATCCGGGCGAGGCGCCCGACGTCGTACTGCGTCTCGCTGCCCTGCTGCACGACATCGGCAAGCCGGCAACGCGCAAGCTCGAGGCCGGCGGTGTGGTGAGCTTTTACCACCACGACGTCGTCGGTTCAAAGCTGGCGCGCAAGAGGCTGCGTGCGCTGCGCTTCGACAACGCGACGGTGGATGCCGTCAGCCGGCTCGTTGAGCTGCACCTGCGTTTCTTCGGTTACAGCGAGGCCGCGTGGACGGATTCGGCGGTGCGCCGCTACGTGCGCGACGCCGGCGACGAGCTGGAGCGCCTGCACATGCTCACCCGGGCCGACGTGACCACGCGCAACCAGCGCAAGGCGGATCGGCTGGCCTTCGCCTACGACGACCTGGAGCAGCGCATCGCCGCCCTTGCCGAGCAGGAGGATTTGGACAGTAAGCGGCCCGACCTTGACGGCGAGCAGATCATGGCGATTCTGTCTCTGAAGCCGGGGCCGGATGTGGGCACGGCGTATCGTTTTCTGCTCGAGTTGCGCCTCGACGAGGGGCCGCTCGGCGAGGAGGAGGCCACGCGCCGCCTGCGGGAGTGGTGGGCCGAGCAGGCTGGGCAGCTCAGGCCTGAGTGA
- the dnaB gene encoding replicative DNA helicase, whose protein sequence is MSIAHLGLAETRTSGETRQTERTPPHDLLAEQSALGGMLLSKDAVADVVEVVRGGDFYIPKHEIIFDAILALYSHGEPTDVITVTDELTKAGELSRAGGAEYLHTLTGVVPTAANAGYYAAIVAERALLRRLVEAGTRITQMGYAAEGEVLDLVNNAQAEIYAVTGSTDSEDYVPLTDAVTVAIDEIEAAKHKDGSMTGVPTGFAELDELTNGLHPGQMVIVAARPALGKSTLALDFARAAAIKHDMPTIFFSLEMGRSEIAMRLLSAEASVPLQSMRKGTVDSRDWTTIASTRGRINDAPLYIDDSPNLTLVEIRAKCRRLKQRIGLKMVVIDYLQLMTSGKRVESRQQEVSEFSRALKLLAKELQVPVIALSQLNRGPEQRQDKLPALSDLRESGSIEQDADMVILLHRESAYEKDNPRAGEADLIVAKHRNGPTRTITVAFQGHFSRFTDMAPV, encoded by the coding sequence GTGTCGATCGCTCATTTGGGTTTGGCTGAGACGCGCACCTCCGGTGAGACTCGTCAGACCGAGCGCACTCCCCCGCACGATCTCCTGGCCGAGCAGAGCGCCCTGGGCGGCATGTTGCTGAGCAAAGATGCCGTGGCAGACGTCGTTGAGGTCGTGCGTGGCGGCGACTTCTACATTCCCAAGCACGAGATCATCTTCGATGCGATTCTTGCGCTGTATTCACACGGTGAGCCCACGGACGTCATCACGGTCACCGACGAGCTCACCAAGGCCGGTGAGCTCTCCAGGGCCGGCGGTGCCGAGTACCTGCACACGCTCACCGGAGTCGTGCCCACCGCCGCGAACGCCGGCTACTACGCCGCCATCGTTGCCGAGCGGGCGCTGCTGCGCCGGCTGGTCGAGGCAGGCACCCGCATCACGCAGATGGGCTACGCCGCCGAGGGCGAGGTGCTCGATCTCGTCAACAATGCGCAGGCGGAGATTTACGCGGTCACTGGCTCCACCGACAGCGAAGACTATGTTCCGCTGACGGATGCCGTCACCGTCGCCATCGACGAGATCGAGGCGGCCAAGCACAAAGACGGCTCCATGACGGGCGTGCCCACGGGCTTTGCCGAACTCGACGAGTTGACCAACGGCCTGCACCCCGGGCAGATGGTCATCGTTGCCGCGCGCCCCGCGCTCGGTAAGTCCACGCTCGCGCTGGACTTCGCGCGCGCCGCCGCCATCAAGCACGACATGCCCACCATTTTCTTCTCCCTGGAGATGGGGCGCAGCGAAATCGCGATGCGTTTGCTCTCGGCCGAGGCATCCGTGCCCCTGCAGAGCATGCGCAAGGGGACCGTCGACAGCCGCGACTGGACCACTATCGCGTCCACCCGCGGGCGCATCAACGATGCTCCGCTCTACATCGACGACAGCCCGAACCTCACACTGGTGGAGATTCGCGCCAAGTGCCGCCGGCTCAAGCAGCGCATCGGCCTGAAGATGGTCGTGATCGACTATCTGCAGCTCATGACGAGCGGTAAGCGCGTGGAGAGCAGACAGCAGGAGGTCAGCGAGTTCTCGCGGGCGCTCAAGCTGCTCGCGAAGGAGCTTCAGGTGCCCGTGATCGCGCTGTCGCAGCTGAACCGTGGCCCTGAGCAGCGTCAGGACAAGCTGCCGGCGCTCAGCGACCTGCGCGAATCCGGCTCGATCGAGCAGGATGCCGACATGGTGATCCTGCTGCACCGCGAAAGCGCCTACGAGAAAGACAACCCGCGCGCGGGCGAGGCCGACCTGATCGTCGCCAAGCACCGCAACGGCCCCACCCGCACCATCACGGTGGCGTTTCAGGGTCACTTCTCGCGCTTCACCGACATGGCGCCGGTGTAG
- a CDS encoding methyltransferase, with protein sequence MLPAAVYSWFVSLEIALAVVTFVALCFIVAPYGGRHGRAGWGPTVPARVGWVIMEAPASILFLIFYLLGDHRGELVPIIFLVLWQAHYLQRAFVYPFLMRSGSRMPVVVMLMAMAFNLLNTWVNARWISQYGSYPASWLGDPRFWIGVVLFVGGYALNVTSDRILRRLRRSKTAGAATGGYSIPQGGGYRFVSSPNYLGEIIEWTGWAIATWSIAGLAFALYTFANLAPRAMANHRWYQQTFDDYPAERKALIPYVI encoded by the coding sequence ATGCTTCCCGCTGCTGTCTATTCGTGGTTTGTCTCTCTCGAGATCGCACTGGCGGTTGTAACCTTCGTTGCGCTGTGCTTCATCGTCGCCCCGTACGGCGGCAGACACGGCCGCGCCGGATGGGGGCCGACCGTGCCCGCCCGCGTCGGATGGGTGATCATGGAGGCGCCGGCATCCATTCTCTTTCTCATCTTCTATCTGCTGGGCGATCACCGCGGTGAGCTTGTGCCGATCATTTTTCTCGTTCTTTGGCAGGCGCATTACCTGCAGCGAGCGTTCGTGTACCCATTCCTCATGCGTTCGGGCAGTCGGATGCCCGTCGTCGTGATGCTCATGGCGATGGCGTTCAATCTGCTCAACACCTGGGTGAACGCGCGGTGGATCTCGCAGTACGGCTCGTACCCGGCATCGTGGCTGGGTGACCCGCGGTTCTGGATCGGGGTCGTGCTCTTCGTGGGCGGATACGCGCTGAACGTGACCTCGGACCGAATCCTGCGACGACTGCGCCGGTCGAAGACGGCAGGCGCCGCGACGGGCGGGTATTCGATCCCGCAGGGTGGCGGCTACCGCTTCGTCTCGAGCCCGAACTATCTGGGCGAGATCATCGAATGGACGGGCTGGGCGATCGCCACGTGGTCGATCGCTGGGCTCGCGTTCGCCCTGTACACGTTCGCGAACCTTGCGCCGCGGGCCATGGCCAACCACCGCTGGTATCAGCAGACCTTCGACGACTACCCCGCCGAGCGCAAGGCGCTCATCCCCTACGTCATCTGA
- a CDS encoding DUF3185 family protein, protein MSEHDRLDPRYRPEFQRGYDPGVHGAVESSTPAAEPEQSDAPSHAPETARRGAPLTPASPATNHTEDAFGDVDAAASTATTAPEPPVTAPTPPPVWRNPYLIGLVVIGIALIAFGVDRYTWAVSQITPSYTGGTSNSAQPDLITPQVMWALGPLLAVAGVLTLLGVGFFVAWRWIPRKRRAPGQARR, encoded by the coding sequence ATGTCTGAGCACGACCGCCTCGATCCGCGGTACCGTCCCGAGTTCCAGCGCGGATACGACCCCGGCGTGCATGGCGCCGTCGAGAGCTCCACACCCGCAGCAGAGCCCGAGCAATCGGATGCGCCGTCGCACGCACCGGAGACTGCGCGCCGCGGTGCCCCCCTCACACCAGCGAGCCCGGCCACGAACCACACGGAGGACGCGTTCGGCGACGTCGATGCCGCCGCCTCCACTGCCACAACCGCACCCGAGCCGCCCGTTACTGCGCCGACACCGCCGCCCGTCTGGCGCAACCCGTACCTGATCGGCCTGGTTGTTATCGGCATTGCGCTGATAGCTTTCGGCGTCGACCGCTACACATGGGCGGTGAGCCAGATCACCCCGAGTTACACCGGCGGCACCAGCAATTCGGCTCAGCCCGACCTGATCACCCCGCAGGTGATGTGGGCGCTCGGGCCGCTGCTCGCCGTCGCCGGCGTGCTCACGCTGCTCGGTGTCGGCTTCTTTGTGGCGTGGCGGTGGATTCCCCGCAAACGACGCGCCCCCGGCCAGGCCAGACGCTGA
- a CDS encoding DUF308 domain-containing protein: protein MAAAPTAHLQDRYWTVPIGRALVALVAAVIITFAADHSPQLGLVVFGGFAILSGIIVAVACFSTLPAGVLRTLFTISGLVSAILGILALLLQLGGLGWFLVLVSAWAALTGFIELYAGLRARRRHPAARDWLSMGALTAILALVFLVIPPDIAQHFTGPDGVARSLTSSVILVGIFGAYSAILCVYLAIGGFSLKWGTQKPAEAQQKVEGTA, encoded by the coding sequence GTGGCCGCCGCCCCCACTGCCCACCTGCAGGACCGTTACTGGACGGTTCCGATCGGGCGCGCCCTGGTGGCACTCGTCGCCGCCGTGATCATCACCTTCGCGGCCGACCACTCCCCACAGCTCGGTCTGGTGGTCTTCGGAGGGTTCGCGATTCTCAGCGGCATCATCGTGGCCGTCGCCTGCTTTTCGACTCTTCCGGCCGGCGTGCTGCGTACCCTGTTCACGATTTCGGGCCTCGTCAGCGCGATTCTCGGCATCCTGGCCTTGCTGCTTCAGCTTGGCGGGCTCGGCTGGTTTCTCGTGCTGGTGAGCGCCTGGGCGGCCCTCACCGGCTTCATCGAACTTTATGCGGGTCTGCGCGCGCGCCGGCGGCATCCGGCGGCACGCGATTGGTTGAGCATGGGTGCGCTGACCGCGATTCTCGCGCTCGTCTTCCTCGTCATTCCGCCCGATATCGCACAGCATTTCACCGGGCCCGACGGCGTGGCGCGCAGCCTCACCTCATCCGTGATTCTGGTCGGCATCTTCGGCGCGTATAGCGCGATCCTGTGCGTGTATCTGGCGATCGGCGGTTTCTCGCTGAAGTGGGGAACGCAGAAACCGGCCGAGGCACAGCAGAAGGTTGAGGGAACGGCATGA
- a CDS encoding glycosyltransferase yields the protein MPATPPLSVAVIALHTSPYAAPGSGDVGGMNVLIRATAERMAAAGHRVEVVTRRYDRDQPITEHLAPGLTLRYIDAGPPEPRPKADHEGFVDEFQAGLDALGHVDLVHSQHWLSGMAALPFARNRGVPHIQSFHSIAAHTSTDLSHGERAESPGRMPGEAWLAQNSDAIVAVSHAEQRTILERLGAPIERVHVVLPGVDASLFHPAEPTTRPRRYVVAAARIEPLKGLDLAIRTIAEIDAGIRPDLLIAGGPTDGADHTLDELRALAVELDVAERVHFIGPQSRDALAELLSHASAALIPSHSETYGLVALEAAASGIPVLATPTGGLSEAVTADSGILLDSRNPRDWAAQLAALLTDAPRLTRLSSSARRYAETRSWSRSTDETLAVYASLLPRACDARMPTPAPV from the coding sequence ATGCCCGCAACGCCCCCACTCTCTGTCGCGGTCATCGCTCTGCACACCTCGCCATACGCCGCCCCCGGCTCGGGCGATGTCGGCGGCATGAACGTGCTGATCCGCGCTACGGCAGAGCGGATGGCGGCGGCCGGCCACCGGGTCGAGGTGGTGACCCGCCGTTACGACCGCGACCAGCCGATCACCGAGCACCTCGCCCCCGGGCTGACGCTGCGTTACATCGACGCCGGCCCGCCCGAACCCCGCCCGAAGGCCGACCACGAGGGCTTCGTCGACGAATTCCAGGCCGGGCTCGACGCTCTCGGCCACGTCGACCTCGTGCATTCGCAGCACTGGCTGTCGGGCATGGCCGCGCTGCCGTTCGCCCGCAACCGCGGCGTGCCGCACATCCAAAGCTTCCACAGCATCGCCGCGCACACCTCGACCGACCTGTCGCACGGTGAGCGTGCGGAGAGCCCGGGCCGCATGCCCGGTGAGGCCTGGCTGGCCCAGAATTCGGATGCGATAGTTGCCGTGAGCCACGCCGAACAACGCACCATTCTCGAGCGGCTCGGCGCGCCGATCGAACGCGTGCACGTCGTGCTGCCCGGGGTGGATGCCTCCCTCTTCCATCCCGCAGAACCCACCACCCGGCCGCGCCGCTACGTCGTGGCCGCGGCACGAATCGAACCGCTCAAGGGTCTCGATCTCGCCATCCGCACCATCGCCGAAATCGACGCAGGCATCCGGCCCGATCTGCTGATCGCGGGCGGTCCGACCGACGGCGCCGATCACACCCTGGATGAGCTCAGGGCGCTGGCCGTCGAACTCGACGTCGCAGAACGAGTGCATTTCATCGGCCCGCAGTCACGCGACGCCCTCGCCGAGCTGCTCTCGCACGCCTCGGCCGCGCTCATCCCCTCGCACTCGGAGACGTACGGGCTCGTCGCGCTCGAGGCTGCGGCGAGCGGCATCCCCGTTCTGGCCACGCCGACGGGAGGACTGAGCGAGGCCGTCACCGCCGACAGCGGCATTCTTCTCGACTCCCGCAACCCGCGTGACTGGGCCGCTCAACTCGCCGCCCTTCTGACGGATGCCCCGCGACTCACCCGGCTCTCCTCCAGCGCCCGCCGCTACGCCGAGACGCGAAGTTGGTCACGCTCCACCGACGAGACGCTCGCCGTCTACGCCTCGCTGTTGCCCCGCGCCTGCGACGCGCGAATGCCGACGCCGGCCCCGGTATGA
- the rpsR gene encoding 30S ribosomal protein S18: protein MAGKSSGDRRKPIRKGKDGKNAAPAKSIRVGVIDYKDVATLRKFVSERGKIRARRITGVSVQEQRLIARAVKNAREMALLPYAGSGR from the coding sequence ATGGCTGGAAAGTCGAGCGGCGATCGCCGCAAGCCAATCCGCAAGGGCAAGGACGGCAAGAACGCCGCCCCCGCGAAGTCCATCCGCGTCGGTGTCATCGACTACAAGGATGTCGCAACCCTGCGTAAGTTCGTCTCCGAGCGTGGCAAGATCCGCGCTCGCCGCATCACCGGTGTCTCCGTGCAGGAGCAGCGCCTCATCGCCCGCGCCGTCAAGAATGCGCGCGAGATGGCGCTTTTGCCCTACGCCGGCTCGGGCAGGTAA
- a CDS encoding PIG-L family deacetylase, translating into MSLLHDARVVLLAHAHPDDETISTGALILELVERGMRVVLLTATRGEQGEVVPALRSAVEADEQSLERIRVRELDSAIERLGISEAYLLGAPPARAAGLPARRYEDSGMRWIRPGLAGPATDVATERAAYALSNAPLNEVVDDVRALIEFVRPDLVLSYDDNGGYGHPDHRRIRDAALRAATASTVTFAEFVSAEAPDLEWLELRRHLAGVQNALRSHATQLSVDGEHIVHSGGQREAITTSIGLRQVTQA; encoded by the coding sequence ATGAGCCTGCTGCACGATGCGCGCGTCGTGCTGCTCGCGCACGCGCATCCGGACGACGAGACGATCTCGACGGGCGCGCTGATTCTCGAGCTGGTCGAGCGCGGCATGCGGGTCGTGCTGCTCACGGCGACCCGTGGTGAGCAGGGCGAGGTAGTCCCCGCCCTCCGCTCCGCCGTCGAGGCAGACGAGCAGTCGTTGGAACGCATCCGCGTGCGCGAACTCGACAGCGCCATCGAGCGCCTCGGCATCTCGGAGGCCTACCTGCTCGGAGCCCCGCCCGCGCGCGCCGCCGGCCTCCCGGCACGCCGCTACGAGGACTCGGGGATGCGTTGGATACGTCCTGGTCTCGCCGGACCGGCGACCGACGTTGCGACCGAGCGTGCTGCGTACGCGCTGTCGAACGCCCCCCTGAACGAGGTCGTCGACGATGTGCGCGCGCTGATCGAGTTCGTACGCCCCGATCTCGTTCTCAGCTACGACGACAATGGCGGCTACGGGCATCCGGACCATCGCAGAATTCGGGATGCCGCGTTGCGGGCCGCCACCGCCTCGACCGTCACCTTCGCCGAATTCGTCTCCGCCGAGGCGCCGGATCTCGAATGGCTGGAGTTGAGAAGGCACCTCGCCGGTGTGCAGAACGCGCTTCGAAGCCACGCCACCCAGCTGAGCGTGGATGGCGAGCACATCGTGCACTCCGGCGGCCAGCGCGAGGCCATCACCACGAGCATCGGCCTGCGGCAGGTCACTCAGGCCTGA
- the rplI gene encoding 50S ribosomal protein L9: MSKVILTHEVTGLGQPGDVIDVKNGYARNYLIPQGFAVSWSRGGEKQVEQIKAARVAREHATIEEAQDLKSKLEATKVKLTVKAGAEGRLFGSVKTGDIADAVAAAGIGSVDKRKIELSGAIKAVGEHEATVRLRDDITATITLQVVAAK; encoded by the coding sequence ATGTCGAAAGTTATTCTGACGCACGAGGTCACCGGCCTCGGCCAGCCCGGAGACGTCATTGACGTCAAGAACGGCTACGCACGCAACTACCTCATCCCCCAGGGCTTCGCCGTGTCGTGGAGTCGTGGAGGCGAGAAGCAGGTCGAGCAGATCAAGGCGGCTCGTGTCGCCCGTGAGCACGCCACGATCGAAGAAGCCCAGGACCTCAAGTCCAAGCTCGAGGCAACCAAGGTGAAGCTAACCGTCAAGGCTGGCGCCGAGGGCCGTCTCTTCGGTTCGGTCAAGACCGGTGACATTGCGGATGCCGTCGCGGCAGCCGGCATCGGCTCCGTCGACAAGCGCAAGATCGAGCTGAGCGGCGCCATCAAGGCCGTCGGTGAGCACGAGGCGACAGTTCGTCTGCGCGACGACATCACGGCCACGATCACCCTTCAGGTGGTCGCTGCCAAGTAG